From one Lycium ferocissimum isolate CSIRO_LF1 chromosome 5, AGI_CSIRO_Lferr_CH_V1, whole genome shotgun sequence genomic stretch:
- the LOC132055582 gene encoding dual specificity protein phosphatase PHS1 isoform X2, which yields MANENQTDMYSLQVLYMLGDITAGPAYRFAQWLELVRKRSSKYRSSGFPRRADSMPLSAEESSLDQVDPLPSEKTTEVSLWERLGKAAVLDIESSTFSWNMLSSLHHTEHSSSTEQSEEDPNKALEVTVNSGGVVFFALFNEPENDDASPKEAAAVIKISSSRMATQSERLGYEFAKWLGVQTPQARVIHNCSPEWLQIKEAAEKAKETAISEGDEIVEMTCSELLEALELSRCLTLMNYIHGSPLLESSNAFDSREAGERTAAALGRVLMLDLVIRNEDRLPCRHLRWRGNPANLLLADKVNSANLDALAAAFDSAIDRYRPRVIRALQKERRANSVDSRISTPNPGLISQSSDLSDITESPKSCNLNASQTSNESTCPDFHIVAIDSGVPRKPPAGKRANDQENYPKLVELLINSPEYASKLLYEITGGKLGSPPEPSDATNNNQAADFASIGHEFRIGFRAALRDLQGFHIFLLTLHQKLDSVFRVFLGVINRASAGDLEKEDMVIPESPSLSAGFVGHCPSTPSKERAPSDIYLDSNESDCQRTAPRPSSSGCRDSLDSMISPNSRDSQGKCYKGSGEPLSSIRFTSKLRDFHKFAKVDAELNKELEQWNEMLKSDAIKLCQENNFNTGFFEGSDSNYVVDAYELKVRLEHILERISLISDAANTEKPSAISGSLFIGGALAARSVYTLQHLGITHILCLCANETGQSDSQFPDLFEYKNFSICDDEDSNISALFEEAHDFIDHVEENGGKVLVHCFEGRSRSATVVLAYLMLRKKFTLLKAWNTLRRVHRRAQPNDGFAKILLDLDRKLHGKVSMEWQQRKPIMKVCPICGKNAGLSSSSLKLHLQKAHKKLSSGSVDSAMNMEIQKALDALKISRGGSVSPTQRQSSMIEEL from the exons ATGGCCAATGAGAATCAAACAGATATGTACTCCCTTCAG GTGCTGTATATGTTGGGGGATATCACGGCGGGACCGGCGTATCGGTTCGCCCAATGGCTTGAGCTGGTCCGTAAGCGCAGCAGCAAGTACCGCTCTTCAGGTTTCCCTAGACGAGCTGATAGCATGCCATTAAG TGCAGAGGAGTCGAGTCTTGATCAGGTTGATCCTCTACCATCTGAGAAAACAACAGAAGTAAGTTTATGGGAGAGACTTGGCAAAGCGGCGGTTTTGGACATTGAATCAAGCACCTTTTCATGGAACATGCTGTCCTCTCTTCACCACACGGAGCACAGTAGTAGTACCGAACAGTCTGAGGAAGACCCTAATAAAGCATTAGAG GTGACTGTAAATTCTGGAGGTGTTGTGTTTTTTGCGCTATTTAATGAACCTGAAAATGATGATGCTTCTCCAAAAGAAGCTGCAGCTGTTATAAAGATATCCTCTTCAAGGATGGCAACACAATCAGAACGTCTGGGCTATGaatttgcaaagtggctagGTGTCCAAACTCCACAA GCCAGGGTTATTCATAACTGTAGTCCAGAGTGGCTACAGATCAAGGAAGCTgcagaaaaagcaaaagagacAGCAATTTCAGAAGGTGACGAGATTGTGGAAATGACGTGTTCAGAACTTCTGGAAGCTCTTGAGCTAAGCCGGTGCCTTACGTTAATGAA CTACATCCACGGGTCCCCTCTATTGGAGAGCTCAAATGCATTTGATTCACGAGAAGCAGGAGAAAGGACTGCAGCAGCTCTAGGTAGGGTTTTGATGTTGGATCTTGTCATAAGAAATGAAGATCGACTTCCATGTCGCCATCTGAGATGGCGTGGAAACCCTGCAAACTTATTGTTGGCTGATAAAGTGAATTCTGCAAACTTGGATGCACTAGCGGCAGCATTTGATTCTGCAATTGATCGATATAGGCCGAGAGTGATTCGGGCACTtcagaaagaaagaagagctaATTCTGTAGATAGCAGAATAAGCACTCCTAACCCCGGATTAATATCACAGAGTTCTGACCTTTCTGACATCACAGAATCTCCAAAATCCTGCAATCTGAATGCAAGTCAAACTTCAAATGAGTCAACGTGTCCAGATTTTCACATTGTAGCAATAGACTCTGGGGTTCCGCGAAAACCGCCTGCTGGAAAGCGTGCAaatgatcaagaaaattatCCTAAGCTTGTTGAGCTCCTTATTAACAGTCCTGAGTATGCATCGAAATTATTATACGAGATTACAGGAGGAAAATTAGGATCTCCTCCAGAGCCTTCTGATGCAACGAACAACAATCAGGCAGCTGACTTTGCTTCAATCGGGCATGAATTTCGGATTGGATTTCGAGCAGCTCTGCGTGACTTGCAGGGATTTCATATATTCCTTCTCACCCTTCATCAGAAACTGGATAGTGTCTTTCGAGTATTTCTTGGTGTTATTAACAGAGCTTCTGCTGGCGATCTTGAGAAAGAAGACATGGTAATTCCTGAGTCGCCTTCACTATCTGCTGGTTTTGTCGGGCATTGCCCTTCAACACCAAGCAAAGAACGCGCACCAAGTGATATATATTTGGATTCAAATGAATCAGACTGTCAGAGAACAGCTCCTAGACCTTCATCTTCTGGATGCAGAGATAGTTTGGATTCTATGATTTCTCCAAATTCACGCGATAGCCAAGGAAAGTGCTATAAGGGCAGTGGTGAACCACTTAGTAGTATCCGTTTCACATCAAAACTCCGTGACTTTCACAAATTTGCTAAG GTAGATGCAGAACTAAACAAAGAATTGGAGCAATGGAATGAGATGCTTAAAAGTGAtgcaattaaattgtgccaggAAAACAATTTCAATACAGGTTTCTTTGAAGGAAGTGATAGTAATTATGTGGTCGATGCTTATGAGCTGAAG GTCAGGCTTGAGCACATTCTGGAGAGGATATCATTGATTTCTGATGCTGCAAATACAGAAAAACCATCTGCAATCTCAGGCAGCCTGTTTATCGGTGGCGCACTTGCTGCTAGATCTGTGTACACACTGCAACATTTAGGAATCACACATATTTTATGTCTGTGTGCAAATGAAACTGGGCAGTCAGATTCCCAGTTTCCTGATTTGTTCGAATATAAAAACTTTTCT ATATGTGACGATGAAGATTCTAACATCAGTGCTCTCTTTGAAGAAGCACATGATTTTATCGACCATGTTGAAGAAAACGGTGGGAAGGTTCTGGTTCATTGCTTTGAAGGGAGAAGCAGGAGTGCTACAGTTGTTCTTGCTTATTTAATGCTCAGGAA GAAGTTTACTTTGTTGAAGGCATGGAATACACTGAGACGAGTTCATCGCCGAGCCCAACCTAATGATGGCTTTGCAAAGATTCTTTTGGACTTAGATCGCAAGTTGCATGGTAAGGTATCTATGGAATGGCAACAGCGGAAGCCAATCATGAAGGTTTGCCCCATCTGTGGAAAGAACGCTGGCTTGAGCAGCAGTTCACTGAAGCTTCATTTGCAGAAAGCACACAAGAAACTATCATCTGGTAGTGTCGACAGTGCTATGAACATGGAAATACAGAAGGCCTTAGATGCACTCAAAATTAGTCGAGGTGGAAGTGTCAGCCCTACGCAGAGACAATCTTCCATGATTGAAGAATTATAA
- the LOC132055582 gene encoding dual specificity protein phosphatase PHS1 isoform X1: MYMQREEQKDFDLGSDEPEAPLPLTVTSRVLYMLGDITAGPAYRFAQWLELVRKRSSKYRSSGFPRRADSMPLSAEESSLDQVDPLPSEKTTEVSLWERLGKAAVLDIESSTFSWNMLSSLHHTEHSSSTEQSEEDPNKALEVTVNSGGVVFFALFNEPENDDASPKEAAAVIKISSSRMATQSERLGYEFAKWLGVQTPQARVIHNCSPEWLQIKEAAEKAKETAISEGDEIVEMTCSELLEALELSRCLTLMNYIHGSPLLESSNAFDSREAGERTAAALGRVLMLDLVIRNEDRLPCRHLRWRGNPANLLLADKVNSANLDALAAAFDSAIDRYRPRVIRALQKERRANSVDSRISTPNPGLISQSSDLSDITESPKSCNLNASQTSNESTCPDFHIVAIDSGVPRKPPAGKRANDQENYPKLVELLINSPEYASKLLYEITGGKLGSPPEPSDATNNNQAADFASIGHEFRIGFRAALRDLQGFHIFLLTLHQKLDSVFRVFLGVINRASAGDLEKEDMVIPESPSLSAGFVGHCPSTPSKERAPSDIYLDSNESDCQRTAPRPSSSGCRDSLDSMISPNSRDSQGKCYKGSGEPLSSIRFTSKLRDFHKFAKVDAELNKELEQWNEMLKSDAIKLCQENNFNTGFFEGSDSNYVVDAYELKVRLEHILERISLISDAANTEKPSAISGSLFIGGALAARSVYTLQHLGITHILCLCANETGQSDSQFPDLFEYKNFSICDDEDSNISALFEEAHDFIDHVEENGGKVLVHCFEGRSRSATVVLAYLMLRKKFTLLKAWNTLRRVHRRAQPNDGFAKILLDLDRKLHGKVSMEWQQRKPIMKVCPICGKNAGLSSSSLKLHLQKAHKKLSSGSVDSAMNMEIQKALDALKISRGGSVSPTQRQSSMIEEL; the protein is encoded by the exons ATGTATATGCAGAGAGAAGAACAGAAAGACTTTGATCTGGGATCTGACGAGCCTGAGGCCCCGTTGCCCCTCACTGTCACTTCTCGG GTGCTGTATATGTTGGGGGATATCACGGCGGGACCGGCGTATCGGTTCGCCCAATGGCTTGAGCTGGTCCGTAAGCGCAGCAGCAAGTACCGCTCTTCAGGTTTCCCTAGACGAGCTGATAGCATGCCATTAAG TGCAGAGGAGTCGAGTCTTGATCAGGTTGATCCTCTACCATCTGAGAAAACAACAGAAGTAAGTTTATGGGAGAGACTTGGCAAAGCGGCGGTTTTGGACATTGAATCAAGCACCTTTTCATGGAACATGCTGTCCTCTCTTCACCACACGGAGCACAGTAGTAGTACCGAACAGTCTGAGGAAGACCCTAATAAAGCATTAGAG GTGACTGTAAATTCTGGAGGTGTTGTGTTTTTTGCGCTATTTAATGAACCTGAAAATGATGATGCTTCTCCAAAAGAAGCTGCAGCTGTTATAAAGATATCCTCTTCAAGGATGGCAACACAATCAGAACGTCTGGGCTATGaatttgcaaagtggctagGTGTCCAAACTCCACAA GCCAGGGTTATTCATAACTGTAGTCCAGAGTGGCTACAGATCAAGGAAGCTgcagaaaaagcaaaagagacAGCAATTTCAGAAGGTGACGAGATTGTGGAAATGACGTGTTCAGAACTTCTGGAAGCTCTTGAGCTAAGCCGGTGCCTTACGTTAATGAA CTACATCCACGGGTCCCCTCTATTGGAGAGCTCAAATGCATTTGATTCACGAGAAGCAGGAGAAAGGACTGCAGCAGCTCTAGGTAGGGTTTTGATGTTGGATCTTGTCATAAGAAATGAAGATCGACTTCCATGTCGCCATCTGAGATGGCGTGGAAACCCTGCAAACTTATTGTTGGCTGATAAAGTGAATTCTGCAAACTTGGATGCACTAGCGGCAGCATTTGATTCTGCAATTGATCGATATAGGCCGAGAGTGATTCGGGCACTtcagaaagaaagaagagctaATTCTGTAGATAGCAGAATAAGCACTCCTAACCCCGGATTAATATCACAGAGTTCTGACCTTTCTGACATCACAGAATCTCCAAAATCCTGCAATCTGAATGCAAGTCAAACTTCAAATGAGTCAACGTGTCCAGATTTTCACATTGTAGCAATAGACTCTGGGGTTCCGCGAAAACCGCCTGCTGGAAAGCGTGCAaatgatcaagaaaattatCCTAAGCTTGTTGAGCTCCTTATTAACAGTCCTGAGTATGCATCGAAATTATTATACGAGATTACAGGAGGAAAATTAGGATCTCCTCCAGAGCCTTCTGATGCAACGAACAACAATCAGGCAGCTGACTTTGCTTCAATCGGGCATGAATTTCGGATTGGATTTCGAGCAGCTCTGCGTGACTTGCAGGGATTTCATATATTCCTTCTCACCCTTCATCAGAAACTGGATAGTGTCTTTCGAGTATTTCTTGGTGTTATTAACAGAGCTTCTGCTGGCGATCTTGAGAAAGAAGACATGGTAATTCCTGAGTCGCCTTCACTATCTGCTGGTTTTGTCGGGCATTGCCCTTCAACACCAAGCAAAGAACGCGCACCAAGTGATATATATTTGGATTCAAATGAATCAGACTGTCAGAGAACAGCTCCTAGACCTTCATCTTCTGGATGCAGAGATAGTTTGGATTCTATGATTTCTCCAAATTCACGCGATAGCCAAGGAAAGTGCTATAAGGGCAGTGGTGAACCACTTAGTAGTATCCGTTTCACATCAAAACTCCGTGACTTTCACAAATTTGCTAAG GTAGATGCAGAACTAAACAAAGAATTGGAGCAATGGAATGAGATGCTTAAAAGTGAtgcaattaaattgtgccaggAAAACAATTTCAATACAGGTTTCTTTGAAGGAAGTGATAGTAATTATGTGGTCGATGCTTATGAGCTGAAG GTCAGGCTTGAGCACATTCTGGAGAGGATATCATTGATTTCTGATGCTGCAAATACAGAAAAACCATCTGCAATCTCAGGCAGCCTGTTTATCGGTGGCGCACTTGCTGCTAGATCTGTGTACACACTGCAACATTTAGGAATCACACATATTTTATGTCTGTGTGCAAATGAAACTGGGCAGTCAGATTCCCAGTTTCCTGATTTGTTCGAATATAAAAACTTTTCT ATATGTGACGATGAAGATTCTAACATCAGTGCTCTCTTTGAAGAAGCACATGATTTTATCGACCATGTTGAAGAAAACGGTGGGAAGGTTCTGGTTCATTGCTTTGAAGGGAGAAGCAGGAGTGCTACAGTTGTTCTTGCTTATTTAATGCTCAGGAA GAAGTTTACTTTGTTGAAGGCATGGAATACACTGAGACGAGTTCATCGCCGAGCCCAACCTAATGATGGCTTTGCAAAGATTCTTTTGGACTTAGATCGCAAGTTGCATGGTAAGGTATCTATGGAATGGCAACAGCGGAAGCCAATCATGAAGGTTTGCCCCATCTGTGGAAAGAACGCTGGCTTGAGCAGCAGTTCACTGAAGCTTCATTTGCAGAAAGCACACAAGAAACTATCATCTGGTAGTGTCGACAGTGCTATGAACATGGAAATACAGAAGGCCTTAGATGCACTCAAAATTAGTCGAGGTGGAAGTGTCAGCCCTACGCAGAGACAATCTTCCATGATTGAAGAATTATAA
- the LOC132055582 gene encoding dual specificity protein phosphatase PHS1 isoform X3 encodes MLSSLHHTEHSSSTEQSEEDPNKALEVTVNSGGVVFFALFNEPENDDASPKEAAAVIKISSSRMATQSERLGYEFAKWLGVQTPQARVIHNCSPEWLQIKEAAEKAKETAISEGDEIVEMTCSELLEALELSRCLTLMNYIHGSPLLESSNAFDSREAGERTAAALGRVLMLDLVIRNEDRLPCRHLRWRGNPANLLLADKVNSANLDALAAAFDSAIDRYRPRVIRALQKERRANSVDSRISTPNPGLISQSSDLSDITESPKSCNLNASQTSNESTCPDFHIVAIDSGVPRKPPAGKRANDQENYPKLVELLINSPEYASKLLYEITGGKLGSPPEPSDATNNNQAADFASIGHEFRIGFRAALRDLQGFHIFLLTLHQKLDSVFRVFLGVINRASAGDLEKEDMVIPESPSLSAGFVGHCPSTPSKERAPSDIYLDSNESDCQRTAPRPSSSGCRDSLDSMISPNSRDSQGKCYKGSGEPLSSIRFTSKLRDFHKFAKVDAELNKELEQWNEMLKSDAIKLCQENNFNTGFFEGSDSNYVVDAYELKVRLEHILERISLISDAANTEKPSAISGSLFIGGALAARSVYTLQHLGITHILCLCANETGQSDSQFPDLFEYKNFSICDDEDSNISALFEEAHDFIDHVEENGGKVLVHCFEGRSRSATVVLAYLMLRKKFTLLKAWNTLRRVHRRAQPNDGFAKILLDLDRKLHGKVSMEWQQRKPIMKVCPICGKNAGLSSSSLKLHLQKAHKKLSSGSVDSAMNMEIQKALDALKISRGGSVSPTQRQSSMIEEL; translated from the exons ATGCTGTCCTCTCTTCACCACACGGAGCACAGTAGTAGTACCGAACAGTCTGAGGAAGACCCTAATAAAGCATTAGAG GTGACTGTAAATTCTGGAGGTGTTGTGTTTTTTGCGCTATTTAATGAACCTGAAAATGATGATGCTTCTCCAAAAGAAGCTGCAGCTGTTATAAAGATATCCTCTTCAAGGATGGCAACACAATCAGAACGTCTGGGCTATGaatttgcaaagtggctagGTGTCCAAACTCCACAA GCCAGGGTTATTCATAACTGTAGTCCAGAGTGGCTACAGATCAAGGAAGCTgcagaaaaagcaaaagagacAGCAATTTCAGAAGGTGACGAGATTGTGGAAATGACGTGTTCAGAACTTCTGGAAGCTCTTGAGCTAAGCCGGTGCCTTACGTTAATGAA CTACATCCACGGGTCCCCTCTATTGGAGAGCTCAAATGCATTTGATTCACGAGAAGCAGGAGAAAGGACTGCAGCAGCTCTAGGTAGGGTTTTGATGTTGGATCTTGTCATAAGAAATGAAGATCGACTTCCATGTCGCCATCTGAGATGGCGTGGAAACCCTGCAAACTTATTGTTGGCTGATAAAGTGAATTCTGCAAACTTGGATGCACTAGCGGCAGCATTTGATTCTGCAATTGATCGATATAGGCCGAGAGTGATTCGGGCACTtcagaaagaaagaagagctaATTCTGTAGATAGCAGAATAAGCACTCCTAACCCCGGATTAATATCACAGAGTTCTGACCTTTCTGACATCACAGAATCTCCAAAATCCTGCAATCTGAATGCAAGTCAAACTTCAAATGAGTCAACGTGTCCAGATTTTCACATTGTAGCAATAGACTCTGGGGTTCCGCGAAAACCGCCTGCTGGAAAGCGTGCAaatgatcaagaaaattatCCTAAGCTTGTTGAGCTCCTTATTAACAGTCCTGAGTATGCATCGAAATTATTATACGAGATTACAGGAGGAAAATTAGGATCTCCTCCAGAGCCTTCTGATGCAACGAACAACAATCAGGCAGCTGACTTTGCTTCAATCGGGCATGAATTTCGGATTGGATTTCGAGCAGCTCTGCGTGACTTGCAGGGATTTCATATATTCCTTCTCACCCTTCATCAGAAACTGGATAGTGTCTTTCGAGTATTTCTTGGTGTTATTAACAGAGCTTCTGCTGGCGATCTTGAGAAAGAAGACATGGTAATTCCTGAGTCGCCTTCACTATCTGCTGGTTTTGTCGGGCATTGCCCTTCAACACCAAGCAAAGAACGCGCACCAAGTGATATATATTTGGATTCAAATGAATCAGACTGTCAGAGAACAGCTCCTAGACCTTCATCTTCTGGATGCAGAGATAGTTTGGATTCTATGATTTCTCCAAATTCACGCGATAGCCAAGGAAAGTGCTATAAGGGCAGTGGTGAACCACTTAGTAGTATCCGTTTCACATCAAAACTCCGTGACTTTCACAAATTTGCTAAG GTAGATGCAGAACTAAACAAAGAATTGGAGCAATGGAATGAGATGCTTAAAAGTGAtgcaattaaattgtgccaggAAAACAATTTCAATACAGGTTTCTTTGAAGGAAGTGATAGTAATTATGTGGTCGATGCTTATGAGCTGAAG GTCAGGCTTGAGCACATTCTGGAGAGGATATCATTGATTTCTGATGCTGCAAATACAGAAAAACCATCTGCAATCTCAGGCAGCCTGTTTATCGGTGGCGCACTTGCTGCTAGATCTGTGTACACACTGCAACATTTAGGAATCACACATATTTTATGTCTGTGTGCAAATGAAACTGGGCAGTCAGATTCCCAGTTTCCTGATTTGTTCGAATATAAAAACTTTTCT ATATGTGACGATGAAGATTCTAACATCAGTGCTCTCTTTGAAGAAGCACATGATTTTATCGACCATGTTGAAGAAAACGGTGGGAAGGTTCTGGTTCATTGCTTTGAAGGGAGAAGCAGGAGTGCTACAGTTGTTCTTGCTTATTTAATGCTCAGGAA GAAGTTTACTTTGTTGAAGGCATGGAATACACTGAGACGAGTTCATCGCCGAGCCCAACCTAATGATGGCTTTGCAAAGATTCTTTTGGACTTAGATCGCAAGTTGCATGGTAAGGTATCTATGGAATGGCAACAGCGGAAGCCAATCATGAAGGTTTGCCCCATCTGTGGAAAGAACGCTGGCTTGAGCAGCAGTTCACTGAAGCTTCATTTGCAGAAAGCACACAAGAAACTATCATCTGGTAGTGTCGACAGTGCTATGAACATGGAAATACAGAAGGCCTTAGATGCACTCAAAATTAGTCGAGGTGGAAGTGTCAGCCCTACGCAGAGACAATCTTCCATGATTGAAGAATTATAA